Proteins encoded within one genomic window of Macrotis lagotis isolate mMagLag1 chromosome 3, bilby.v1.9.chrom.fasta, whole genome shotgun sequence:
- the CCDC86 gene encoding coiled-coil domain-containing protein 86, with product METPRRRSRRLGGLEAEDPATLASPTRRPRGARRSLLGPKAESALEPVPEAGAGRGPGPGVSPRGPQARGAGEGGEPREGPPENAAPQSPQGQGSGPRGQPQPVTPEPGVPPPAAPSPAPQRAERPEAAGIPRGKPKSGRVWKDPKKKRFSQMVQDKPLRTSWQRKMKERQEKKLAQDFARHLEEEKQRRREEKKKRRAENLKRRLENERKAEIVQVIRNPTKLKRAKKKQLRRIEKRDTLALLQKQPPQRPVVKE from the exons ATGGAGACCCCCCGAAGGAGGAGCCGGCGCCTGGGGGGGCTGGAGGCCGAGGACCCCGCCACCCTGGCCTCCCCGACCCGGAGGCCCCGCGGGGCCCGGCGCAGCCTCCTGGGGCCCAAGGCCGAAAGCGCCCTGGAGCCGGTTCCGGaagcgggggcggggcgggggccgggcccgggggtcTCCCCGAGGGGGCCGCAGGCCAGGGGCGCCGGGGAGGGAGGGGAGCCCCGGGAAGGGCCCCCCGAGAACGCGGCCCCCCAGAGTCCGCAGGGCCAGGGATCGGGGCCCCGGGGCCAGCCTCAGCCCGTGACCCCCGAGCCGGGAGTgccgccccccgccgccccctCCCCGGCCCCCCAGAGGGCCGAGCGCCCCGAGGCCGCAGGGATACCCAGGGGGAAGCCCAAGTCCGGCCGGGTGTGGAAGGACCCCAAGAAGAAGAG GTTCTCCCAGATGGTCCAGGACAAGCCGCTGCGCACGTCCTGGCAGCGCAAGATGAAGGAGAGGCAGGAGAAGAAACTGGCCCAGGACTTTGCCCGGCACCTGGAGGAGGAGAAGCAGAGGCGCAGAGAG GAGAAGAAAAAGCGGCGAGCGGAGAACCTGAAGAGGCGCCTGGAGAATGAGCGGAAGGCTGAGATCGTCCAAGTG ATCCGGAACCCCACCAAGCTCAAGCGGGCCAAGAAAAAGCAGCTTCGGCGCATCGAGAAGCGAGATACCTTGGCGCTTCTGCAGAAGCAGCCCCCACAGCGTCCAGTGGTTAAGGAGTGA
- the PTGDR2 gene encoding prostaglandin D2 receptor 2 gives MQAGSLGTGDPLHLHLPLLPGTQDPKMTYNPNLCPILEYMANYSDHKNSSFRYIDYISVTLHGLVSLLGIVENAVILFVVSCRMRQTVVTTWVLHLALSDLLATASLPFFTYFLAVGHSWKLGNTFCKLHSSVFFLNMFASGFLLSIISLDRCLQVVKPIWAQNHRTVAAAQKVCLIVWGLALVNTIPYFLFRDTIKRQDNRIMCYYNLLLHSSGTDRFSICGQRQMALAVSKFLLAFVLPLGIIGACYLAVSMQVHHRCRRHPSRFVRLVMAVITAFVFCWLPYHIFSLLEVQAHYDPSLRQLVLMALPFVTSLAFINSVINPFIYVLTCPDVLQKLRHSLRCVLESVLVEDAEFGYGSSRRRRSSQASLSRSSSTASSTGFRSRWLTWLGARMVSQSEKAPGLEELKEGAPLK, from the exons ATGCAAGCTGGCAGTCTGGGAACTGGGGACCCCCTCCATCTGCACCTTCCACTTCTGCCCGGCACCCAG GACCCCAAGATGACATACAACCCCAACCTGTGCCCCATCTTGGAATATATGGCCAACTACTCGGACCACAAAAATTCCAGCTTTCGTTACATCGACTACATCTCTGTGACCCTGCACGGGCTGGTTTCTCTGCTGGGTATAGTGGAGAATGCCGTCATCCTCTTTGTGGTCAGCTGCCGCATGCGCCAGACAGTGGTCACCACCTGGGTGCTGCACCTGGCCCTGTCGGATCTGCTGGCCACTGCCAGCTTACCCTTCTTCACCTACTTCCTAGCTGTGGGCCACTCTTGGAAGCTGGGCAACACCTTTTGCAAGCTGCACTCATCTGTCTTCTTCCTGAACATGTTTGCCAGTGGCTTCCTGCTCAGTATCATCAGCCTGGACCGCTGCCTGCAGGTAGTAAAGCCCATCTGGGCCCAGAACCACCGCACAGTGGCTGCTGCCCAGAAGGTCTGCCTGATTGTTTGGGGTCTGGCCCTAGTCAACACCATCCCCTACTTCCTCTTTCGTGACACCATCAAACGGCAGGATAATCGGATCATGTGTTACTACAACCTTCTGCTCCACAGCTCTGGAACAGACAGGTTCAGTATCTGTGGTCAGCGCCAAATGGCCCTGGCAGTCAGCAAGTTCTTGCTGGCTTTTGTCCTACCCCTGGGCATCATCGGTGCCTGCTACCTGGCTGTGAGCATGCAGGTACACCACCGGTGCCGCCGCCACCCCAGCAGGTTCGTGCGCCTGGTGATGGCAGTCATCACTGCATTTGTCTTCTGTTGGCTGCCCTACCATATCTTCTCTCTGCTGGAGGTCCAGGCCCACTATGACCCCAGTCTGCGCCAACTAGTGCTGATGGCCCTGCCCTTTGTGACCAGCCTGGCTTTCATCAATAGCGTGATTAACCCCTTTATCTATGTGCTGACCTGCCCTGATGTGCTGCAGAAACTGCGTCACTCCCTGCGCTGTGTCCTTGAGAGTGTGCTGGTAGAGGATGCAGAGTTTGGTTATGGTAGCAGCCGCCGGCGCCGGAGCTCCCAGGCCTCCTTGTCCAGATCCTCCTCCACTGCCAGCTCCACAGGCTTCCGAAGCCGCTGGCTCACTTGGCTGGGGGCCAGGATGGTCAGTCAGTCGGAAAAGGCCCCAGGCCTGGAGGAGCTGAAAGAGGGTGCTCCCTTGAAATGA